One Ahaetulla prasina isolate Xishuangbanna chromosome 1, ASM2864084v1, whole genome shotgun sequence DNA window includes the following coding sequences:
- the LYPD6 gene encoding ly6/PLAUR domain-containing protein 6: protein MESWPTLGWLLFLSLIADCLKGTRARDFTVKDIVYLHPSTTPYPGGFKCFTCEQAVDNYECNQWAPDVYCPRATRYCYSQHTLEANGKSVSVTKRCVPLEDCLTTGCIALQHKGLKVCTSCCEGNICNLTLPRNSSDAVFSTTTPINHTQRHWQDTSVIMLGLLSLFAT from the exons ATGGAATCCTGGCCTACGCTGGGCTGGCTCCTCTTCCTTAGCTTAATTGCTGACTGCCTGAAGGGAACGCGAGCGCGGGACTTTACAGTGAAAGATATTGTGTACCTTCATCCTTCAA CAACTCCGTACCCTGGTGGATTCAAATGTTTTACCTGTGAACAAGCAGTAGATAACTATGAATGCAACCAGTGGGCTCCAGATGTATACTGTCCAAGAG CAACAAGATACTGCTATTCTCAACATACCCTGGAAGCCAACGGAAAGAGTGTATCGGTCACCAAGAGATGCGTGCCACTGGAGGATTGTTTGACTACGGGATGCATCGCTCTCCAGCATAAAGGACTCAAG gtgTGCACTTCTTGTTGTGAAGGAAACATCTGCAACTTGACATTACCTAGGAATTCAAGCGATGCCGTATTTTCAACAACAACGCCTATAAATCATACGCAGAGACATTGGCAAGATACATCTGTAATAATGTTAGGTCTCCTGTCTCTCTTTGCTACGTAG